The following coding sequences are from one Brienomyrus brachyistius isolate T26 chromosome 15, BBRACH_0.4, whole genome shotgun sequence window:
- the lhx4 gene encoding LIM/homeobox protein Lhx4 isoform X1 yields MMQSAAVIPTESPVKSLPEILGVPMQQIPQCAGCSQHILDKFILKVLDRHWHSKCLKCADCQALLADKCFARAGNVYCKEDFFKRFGTKCASCQQGIPPTQVVRKAQDFVYHLHCFACVMCSRQLATGDEFYLMEDGRLVCKEDYETAKQNDDSEAGAKRPRTTITAKQLETLKSAYKNSPKPARHVREQLSSETGLDMRVVQVWFQNRRAKEKRLKKDAGRHRWGQFYKNAKRNRAGKAEKESSAEDGGLSDSELSFREDQMLPDLGHSNGLYGSVGDVGSTSLLNGGFSLDSGGQPYHELRAGSPYGLPQSPSSIASLPSHTPLLGSLAFNMDSLVGQGAQGTTGQATRSMAGGPTSDLSTESSTGYPDFPTSPGSWLDEMDHSQF; encoded by the exons ATGATGCAAAGTGCTGCTGTTATACCGACAGAAAGCCCGGTAAAGAGTCTACCAGAAATTCTCGGAGTGCCAATGCAAC AAATCCCACAGTGCGCCGGCTGCAGCCAGCATATCCTGGACAAGTTCATCCTGAAGGTGCTGGACCGGCACTGGCACTCGAAGTGCCTGAAGTGCGCTGACTGTCAGGCGCTGTTGGCGGACAAGTGCTTCGCACGCGCGGGAAATGTCTACTGCAAGGAAGATTTCTTCAA GCGCTTCGGGACCAAGTGCGCCTCCTGCCAGCAAGGCATCCCACCCACGCAGGTGGTGCGTAAGGCGCAGGACTTTGTGTATCACCTGCACTGCTTCGCCTGCGTCATGTGCAGCCGGCAGCTGGCCACCGGTGACGAGTTCTACCTGATGGAGGATGGCAGGCTGGTGTGCAAGGAGGACTACGAGACAGCCAAGCAGAACG ATGACTCAGAGGCTGGAGCCAAGCGACCACGGACCACCATCACCGCCAAGCAGCTGGAGACCCTCAAGAGCGCCTACAAGAACTCACCAAAACCGGCGCGCCACGTTCGCGAGCAGCTCTCCTCAGAGACAGGCCTGGACATGCGGGTGGTGCAG GTGTGGTTCCAGAACCGACGCGCAAAGGAGAAGCGTCTGAAGAAGGACGCCGGACGGCACCGCTGGGGCCAGTTCTACAAAAATGCCAAGCGGAACCGGGCCGGCAAGGCGGAGAAGGAGAGCTCTGCAGAGGATGGGGGGCTCAGTGACAGCGAGCTAAGCTTCAGAG AAGATCAGATGCTGCCCGACCTGGGACACTCCAACGGGCTCTACGGGAGCGTGGGCGATGTCGGAAGCACAAGCCTCTTAAATGGGGGCTTCTCTCTGGATAGCGGCGGGCAGCCATACCACGAGTTACGGGCAGGCAGCCCCTACGGCCTCCCCCAGTCACCGTCCTCCATCGCCTCCCTGCCCAGCCACACCCCGCTCTTAGGCAGCTTGGCCTTCAACATGGACAGCTTGGTGGGGCAGGGAGCCCAAGGCACTACGGGCCAGGCGACACGATCCATGGCGGGTGGGCCCACTTCTGACCTCTCCACAGAGAGCAGCACGGGTTACCCAGACTTCCCCACCAGCCCCGGCTCCTGGTTGGACGAGATGGACCACTCCCAGTTTTAA
- the lhx4 gene encoding LIM/homeobox protein Lhx4 isoform X2 gives MQKIPQCAGCSQHILDKFILKVLDRHWHSKCLKCADCQALLADKCFARAGNVYCKEDFFKRFGTKCASCQQGIPPTQVVRKAQDFVYHLHCFACVMCSRQLATGDEFYLMEDGRLVCKEDYETAKQNDDSEAGAKRPRTTITAKQLETLKSAYKNSPKPARHVREQLSSETGLDMRVVQVWFQNRRAKEKRLKKDAGRHRWGQFYKNAKRNRAGKAEKESSAEDGGLSDSELSFREDQMLPDLGHSNGLYGSVGDVGSTSLLNGGFSLDSGGQPYHELRAGSPYGLPQSPSSIASLPSHTPLLGSLAFNMDSLVGQGAQGTTGQATRSMAGGPTSDLSTESSTGYPDFPTSPGSWLDEMDHSQF, from the exons ATGCAAA AAATCCCACAGTGCGCCGGCTGCAGCCAGCATATCCTGGACAAGTTCATCCTGAAGGTGCTGGACCGGCACTGGCACTCGAAGTGCCTGAAGTGCGCTGACTGTCAGGCGCTGTTGGCGGACAAGTGCTTCGCACGCGCGGGAAATGTCTACTGCAAGGAAGATTTCTTCAA GCGCTTCGGGACCAAGTGCGCCTCCTGCCAGCAAGGCATCCCACCCACGCAGGTGGTGCGTAAGGCGCAGGACTTTGTGTATCACCTGCACTGCTTCGCCTGCGTCATGTGCAGCCGGCAGCTGGCCACCGGTGACGAGTTCTACCTGATGGAGGATGGCAGGCTGGTGTGCAAGGAGGACTACGAGACAGCCAAGCAGAACG ATGACTCAGAGGCTGGAGCCAAGCGACCACGGACCACCATCACCGCCAAGCAGCTGGAGACCCTCAAGAGCGCCTACAAGAACTCACCAAAACCGGCGCGCCACGTTCGCGAGCAGCTCTCCTCAGAGACAGGCCTGGACATGCGGGTGGTGCAG GTGTGGTTCCAGAACCGACGCGCAAAGGAGAAGCGTCTGAAGAAGGACGCCGGACGGCACCGCTGGGGCCAGTTCTACAAAAATGCCAAGCGGAACCGGGCCGGCAAGGCGGAGAAGGAGAGCTCTGCAGAGGATGGGGGGCTCAGTGACAGCGAGCTAAGCTTCAGAG AAGATCAGATGCTGCCCGACCTGGGACACTCCAACGGGCTCTACGGGAGCGTGGGCGATGTCGGAAGCACAAGCCTCTTAAATGGGGGCTTCTCTCTGGATAGCGGCGGGCAGCCATACCACGAGTTACGGGCAGGCAGCCCCTACGGCCTCCCCCAGTCACCGTCCTCCATCGCCTCCCTGCCCAGCCACACCCCGCTCTTAGGCAGCTTGGCCTTCAACATGGACAGCTTGGTGGGGCAGGGAGCCCAAGGCACTACGGGCCAGGCGACACGATCCATGGCGGGTGGGCCCACTTCTGACCTCTCCACAGAGAGCAGCACGGGTTACCCAGACTTCCCCACCAGCCCCGGCTCCTGGTTGGACGAGATGGACCACTCCCAGTTTTAA
- the qsox1 gene encoding sulfhydryl oxidase 1, giving the protein MAQYRRCAASPLTARSVFKHRLFCILVFSAFLSSAETGLYSQSDQIVLLNPNNVDSVLFNSSAALVVEFYASWCGHCVAFSPVWKNLAMDTKEWKPAVDLVAIDCAAEENRKTCIHFGIRGYPTVKFFHAYSEKDSTGTSFPVHTQDMSQLRRQMISMIEKHKEHWPPACPPLEAASKAEIDSLLESSGVEHLALVFETASSYVGREVILDLLQFDNIAVRRVLNTEEELVSKMSVTDFPSCHLYHQGGNSSRLNVPFEARTFYSYALQRLPRVVRTSRPKPVTLDLIRNTTEHSWREFNRTNVYMSDLESALHLSLRVELASHATISKGALTALKRYVSVLAKYFPGRPVVRKLLQTANAWLNGLQASELQYSSFLEVLDNATEDAVLPRGESWVGCQGSQPHFRKYPCSLWTLFHVLTVAANSASDSRPQEVLQAMRAYVKRFFGCQECASHFEGMAQEGMVQVSTQSEAVLWLWSRHNRVNNRLAGDLSEDPNFPKIQWPPPELCPKCHGIDNGEHSWQEAEVLSFLMDYYSSSKILDNYLQDVRPQKAGRAQGTEDRAARAGRDTRGRMEAEARDEPTSETEEDKEEEEEEVLVEGEQEPGMDRLAGGREGEEAAALEPPPSWEKEWEHRPSIVGLRPREPQEAIVDLDSFVSQLYKAKGLRSSRKKRALRAHRPAPEVALLPVEPDDLPGEQRRLQKRGLTGRYVELGGEGRRGPRRPWISALALGFSRLDVSLCALLYVLSSLCLLAMYRCSKVRGRPYRGKLVLP; this is encoded by the exons ATGGCGCAGTATCGGCGCTGTGCCGCGTCTCCGTTAACTGCCAGGAGCGTCTTTAAACATCGCTTGTTCTGCATTTTGGTCTTTTCCGCTTTTCTGTCTTCGGCCGAAACTGGACTTTATTCGCAGTCTGATCAGATCGTGCTATTAAACCCCAATAATGTGGACTCGGTGCTCTTCAACTCTTCCGCTGCTCTCGTTGTGGAGTTTTACGCGTCCTGGTGCGGGCATTGTGTGGCGTTTTCCCCGGTGTGGAAGAACCTCGCCATGGATACCAAAG AATGGAAGCCTGCTGTAGATCTGGTGGCCATTGACTGTGCAGCTGAAGAAAACCGAAAGACCTGCATTCACTTCGGCATCAGGGGGTACCCCACCGTGAAG TTCTTCCACGCTTATTCTGAGAAGGACTCCACCGGTACTTCTTTCCCAG TGCACACGCAGGATATGAGCCAGCTTCGTCGGCAGATGATCAGCATGATtgagaaacacaaagagcactGGCCTCCGGCGTGCCCCCCCCTCGAGGCTGCCAG CAAAGCCGAGATCGACAGCCTCTTGGAGTCCAGCGGCGTGGAGCACCTGGCGCTGGTGTTCGAGACGGCCAGCTCGTACGTGGGCAGGGAG GTAATCCTTGATTTGCTCCAGTTTGACAACATAGCTGTGCGGAGAGTCCTAAACACCGAGGAGGAGCTGGTTTCCAAGATGTCCGTCACGGACTTTCCATCCTGCCACCTGTACCACCAGGGAGGCAACTCCTCCCGCCTGAATGT GCCCTTTGAGGCTCGTACCTTCTACTCATACGCCCTCCAAAGGCTGCCAAGGGTAGTGCGGACAAGTAGGCCGAAGCCCGTAACCCTCGATTTGATTCGCAACACAACAGAACATTCATGGAGGGAGTTCAACAG AACAAATGTGTACATGTCCGACCTGGAGTCCGCACTGCACTTGTCACTGCGTGTGGAGTTGGCGTCGCACGCCACCATAAGCAAAGGGGCCCTGACCGCACTCAAGCGCTACGTCTCGGTGCTGGCCAAG TACTTTCCCGGCCGACCGGTGGTGAGGAAACTGCTGCAAACTGCCAATGCATGGCTGAATGGACTTCAGGCCTCGGAACTGCAGTACAGCTCTTTCCTGGAGGTGTTGGACAATGCGACAGAG GATGCGGTCCTGCCCCGCGGCGAGAGTTGGGTGGGCTGCCAGGGATCCCAGCCGCACTTCAGGAAGTACCCCTGCTCCTTGTGGACCCTCTTCCACGTGCTGACTGTGGCAGCCAACAGCGCCTCTGACTCCA GGCCCCAGGAGGTACTGCAGGCGATGAGGGCCTATGTCAAAAGGTTCTTTGGCTGCCAGGAGTGTGCCAGCCACTTTGAGGGCATGGCCCAGGAGGGCATGGTCCAGGTGTCGACGCAGTCGGAGGCCGTGCTATGGCTCTGGTCCCGGCACAACCGCGTCAACAACCGGCTGGCAG GTGATCTAAGTGAAGACCCCAACTTCCCCAAGATTCAGTGGCCCCCACCAGAGTTGTGTCCCAAATGTCACGGCATAGACAACGGGGAGCACAGCTGGCAGGAGGCAGAGGTGCTGTCCTTCCTCATGGACTACTACTCTTCCAGCAAGATCCTGGACAACTACCTGCAGGACGTGCGTCCCCAGAAGGCAGGCCGGGCCCAGGGGACAGAGGATCGGGCGGCGCGGGCAGGACGTGACACCCGGGGAAGGATGGAGGCAGAGGCACGGGATGAGCCCACTTCAGAGACGGAGGAGgataaggaggaggaggaggaggaggtgctaGTGGAAGGAGAGCAGGAGCCGGGCATGGATAGGCTTGctggaggcagagagggagaggaggCCGCTGCCTTGGAGCCTCCTCCATCCTGGGAGAAGGAATGGGAGCACCGGCCCAGCATTGTGGGCCTGAGGCCCCGGGAGCCACAGGAGGCCATTGTGGACCTGGACTCCTTTGTCAGCCAGCTCTACAAGGCAAAGGGCCTTCGCTCTAGCCGCAAGAAGAGGGCGCTGCGGGCCCACCGACCGGCCCCCGAGGTGGCCTTGCTGCCCGTGGAACCTGACGACCTCCCCGGGGAACAGAGGCGACTCCAGAAGCGGGGTCTGACGGGGAGGTATGTGGAGCTGGGGGGCGAAGGCAGGCGGGGGCCGCGTCGCCCGTGGATCTCGGCCCTGGCCCTGGGCTTCTCCCGCCTGGACGTCAGTCTGTGTGCCCTGCTCTACGTCCTGTCCTCCCTCTGTTTGCTGGCCATGTACCGCTGCTCCAAGGTGCGCGGGCGTCCGTACCGCGGCAAGCTGGTGCTGCCCtga